In Geotalea uraniireducens, the genomic window CATGCCCCTTACCAAAATGCAAAACCCCCTTTCCGATGGTTTCACGGTTGGCAAGGTAAGTATATATGTGTATAATCCAGCCACTATCACTCAGGAGCCGAAGCCCATGATTGACGTACTCGAAGGTCAAATGGGGCTTTTCGAAAGCCCATCCGACCGCAATCAACATACTAACGATCCACCGGAACACCCCAAGGCCGCTACGAAGGAATCGAAACGCGCCTCTCGCCCCTCTCCTGCCCCGGTTGAAAAAGCAGCCCCGTCATCCCGCCAGAACAAGCGAGCCACCGCCAAATCCCCCAAAAAACGCTCTTTATCAGGCCTCGTCCCGCAAGGGGACGTCAGATTAACTGCCAACATCCGTGAAGATCTTCATTTGAAACTGAAAATTGCCGCAGCACACCAACGCACCACAATTGGAGAGTTGATCGAAAAGCTTGTGGAAAAACACCTGAAATGAGTTGTTGCAGCCAACCTACCGTGAACACATAAAAACAAAAAACCCCGATAAATCGGGGTTTTTTGTTTTGCTCCGGTCCTTATTGGACCTTTAATTGGTGGAGGTGGCGGGAATCGAACCCGCGTCCGAAGATCATCCACAGAAGGCGTCTACATGCTTATACCAGTTATTGATTTAGCCGCCCGAAGCTCCACTGGCCGGGATCTTCAGGAAGCGATCCTGCTTAAATTTCGCTTCGGGGCCACAAGCCCTCCCCTCGGCTATCCCACTGAAATGACGATCTGTCCTTCCCCGTGGGAGAGGGTCGGCAGATCGTTAGCAGGTTATTAAGCTGCTAAAGCGTAGTCGTAATTATCGGCGCTTAATGCGTCCCGGATTGTTTAACGAGCCACCCGGACCTCGGCATGCAACCTTTGCTTATTATCCCCGTCGAAACCTTTACACCCCCTTAATTCTTATTCCGTTCCTTTAAAGCTACCGCCATATCACGGCGCATATCATTCTTCTTCATATCTTCACGCTTGTCGTAGAGTTTCTTGCCTTTGGCCAAGCCGATTTCTACTTTGACCATGCCATTCTTGAAATAGAGCCGCAGCGGCACGACTGAATACCCTTGCTCGCGAATCCGACCAAAGAGCTTACCGATCTCCTTCTTGTGCAGAAGCAGTTTGCGCATCCGGTCCGGATCGTGGTTTTCCCGGTTGCCAAAATCATAGGGAGAGATATGCAGGTTGTGCAGAAAGGCTTCGCCATTTTTCACAATGGCAAAGGAATCATTGAGGTTTGCCTTCCCCATCCGGAGCGACTTGACCTCAGTCCCTTTCAACACCATCCCCGCCTCGAATTTCTCCTCGATGAAATAGTCATGGAATGCTTTTTTATTATTGCAGATCAGCTTTTCGCCCATAGAGAAATAGTAGCAGATCGGCTTAATTCTTTACAAGGATAAAAGGGGCGAACTGAGCGGGACAACAGGGAATTACGTCAGCGAGACGAGCTCTTGTCCGCCCGGGTAAACGGAAACAAGTTCGCCGGCATGGACTATTGCAGGATAAATATCGGCGGCACGCACTACCCCGGGGAGCCGAACCACCACGAAATCAGCGCATTTCCCCTGCTCCAGGGAACCAATCGCCTTCTCGAGATGAAGAGCTGAGGCTGAACCAAGCGTCGCCATTCTGAACACTTCTGCCGGTTCAAACACGTCAGCTGAATTATTCAGTATATATCGCATCTCATCCCACAGCGAGAGAGAGTCGTTGCTGGCGAGCGAATCAGTGCCGAGAGCAAGGATTAATCCAAGCTTCTTGAACAGGTAATGAGGCGCTTTGCCCACATCCAGTTTATCATTGCTCCGAGGGCAGAGAACAACCCGCACCCCATGTCGTTGCAGGATTTCAGCATCATTTGGCGTCAGGTGAACACAATGCACTGCCGACAGTCGGTCGTTCAGTACTCCGAGTTCCTCAAGCCAGGCGGTTGGAGTGGTTCGCCGTGGCGCCGGAACGAACTGCTCCCACCGTACCTGGGGATAGAGCAGTTCGGCAATCCGCCCCGTGGAATCGAAATAGAATTTGACTTCCTCGGCAGACTCAGCCAGATGGAGCAGACGAGGAATCTTGAATTCCTCAGCCAACCGGGAAATCTCGCGATGAAAATCTGCCGACAGCGTATGTGGCGCATGGGGGGACAGAGCAGGACTGACACGGTTTACAGGGAAACTGGCAAGGAGCCCATGGAGTTTTTTCGTCAGCGGCGCATAGGTAGCAGGGTCCTGGCCGATGGCTTCAAAGCAGATGCGACCGGAAAGCGGCGTTTCGGCATACAGGGGCAGCAACGAGGGATCGCTCAGAATCTCACCAACAGCAGTGGTCCCGGCTTCGAGGCAAATCCTGATCCCTTCCCCAACAGAAAGCTGTAACTCCTGAGGTGTAAGTGCCCGACGAATCTTGATAACCTGAATTATCCAGTCGACATAAGTCCGCGGCGAATAATCAATATCTTTACGAAGCTTCCATGACGGGAAGTGGGTCAACTCAAGGTGGGTATGAGCATTAACCAACCCGGGGACGATGGCACAACCGGGGAAATCATGAACGGGAGCGTTGAACGATTTACGCAGTTCGTCCAACGCTCCCACTGCGACAATCCTGCCGTTGGCTACGGCAATGGCCCCGCCGGCGACGGGTGGCGAGGAAACCGGCAGCAGGTATGAAGCGGAGAAAAGTTCCATAGTCGGTGGCATTCCCGTTAGGGGGCGGTTAGTCGCTCTGTCGCCAAGATTCGATTTCGATACGGCTTACCAAGCAACCTTCTTCAGATTGCCCTGGCCGGCAATTTCCTCGCGCGTTGGCAACATCCGGTTCTGATCATCCACGAACACGAGTTTCGGTTTGTGGGCGATCGCTTCCTCATTCTCCATATTGACGAAACTGGCAATGATTACCAGATCTTTAGGTGCCACAAGTCGGGCGGCGGCACCGTTGAGACAGATCACTCCCGACCCTCTCTCCCCTTCGATGGCGTAGGTTTCGAGACGGCTCCCATTGGTTACATTCCAGATCGCCACAGCTTCATACGGAATGATATCGGCGGCTTCCATCAAATCCTGATCAATAGTGACGCTCCCCTCATAATGCAGGTCGGCGCCGGTCACCGTTGCCCGATGGATCTTACTTTTCAGCATCTTCCGTTCCATTCAATTCTCCTCCC contains:
- the smpB gene encoding SsrA-binding protein SmpB, which encodes MGEKLICNNKKAFHDYFIEEKFEAGMVLKGTEVKSLRMGKANLNDSFAIVKNGEAFLHNLHISPYDFGNRENHDPDRMRKLLLHKKEIGKLFGRIREQGYSVVPLRLYFKNGMVKVEIGLAKGKKLYDKREDMKKNDMRRDMAVALKERNKN
- the panD gene encoding aspartate 1-decarboxylase, with the translated sequence MERKMLKSKIHRATVTGADLHYEGSVTIDQDLMEAADIIPYEAVAIWNVTNGSRLETYAIEGERGSGVICLNGAAARLVAPKDLVIIASFVNMENEEAIAHKPKLVFVDDQNRMLPTREEIAGQGNLKKVAW
- a CDS encoding amidohydrolase family protein, encoding MELFSASYLLPVSSPPVAGGAIAVANGRIVAVGALDELRKSFNAPVHDFPGCAIVPGLVNAHTHLELTHFPSWKLRKDIDYSPRTYVDWIIQVIKIRRALTPQELQLSVGEGIRICLEAGTTAVGEILSDPSLLPLYAETPLSGRICFEAIGQDPATYAPLTKKLHGLLASFPVNRVSPALSPHAPHTLSADFHREISRLAEEFKIPRLLHLAESAEEVKFYFDSTGRIAELLYPQVRWEQFVPAPRRTTPTAWLEELGVLNDRLSAVHCVHLTPNDAEILQRHGVRVVLCPRSNDKLDVGKAPHYLFKKLGLILALGTDSLASNDSLSLWDEMRYILNNSADVFEPAEVFRMATLGSASALHLEKAIGSLEQGKCADFVVVRLPGVVRAADIYPAIVHAGELVSVYPGGQELVSLT